From the Leucobacter tenebrionis genome, one window contains:
- a CDS encoding TetR/AcrR family transcriptional regulator, with protein MARPSTQKQRRREVVDAALAAAAEHGLRNLSLTDVANQAGVTRGALLYYYDDLEAILVEAHAAGMERVGSERAQLVAQQEGAAAKLATAIEAGLPEGPDDALMRLLYEFDVLAGKSPLHDELVQRLYLEQLDLYRGILAEGVESGVFSLTGPLDDTAMNLVALEDAYGLHIVAGGSITLDDARRAIRLFAGQAGCALPD; from the coding sequence ATGGCACGCCCCAGCACCCAGAAGCAGCGCCGACGCGAAGTGGTCGACGCCGCGCTCGCCGCAGCCGCCGAGCACGGCCTGCGCAACCTCTCGCTGACCGACGTCGCCAACCAGGCCGGCGTCACTCGCGGTGCGCTGCTCTACTACTACGACGACCTCGAGGCGATCCTCGTCGAAGCCCACGCCGCCGGCATGGAGCGCGTCGGCTCGGAGCGCGCGCAACTCGTCGCGCAGCAGGAGGGCGCCGCGGCGAAGCTCGCGACGGCGATCGAGGCCGGGTTGCCCGAGGGGCCGGACGACGCCCTCATGCGACTGCTCTACGAGTTCGACGTGCTCGCCGGCAAGTCGCCGCTGCACGACGAGCTCGTGCAGCGGCTCTACCTCGAGCAGCTCGACCTCTATCGCGGCATCCTCGCCGAGGGCGTCGAGAGCGGGGTCTTCTCGCTCACCGGGCCGCTCGACGACACCGCCATGAACCTCGTCGCGCTCGAAGACGCCTACGGGCTGCACATCGTCGCCGGCGGCAGCATCACCCTCGACGACGCGCGGCGCGCGATACGCCTCTTCGCCGGGCAGGCCGGTTGCGCGCTGCCCGACTAG
- a CDS encoding APC family permease, producing MSSLPSRTGVAAGDDQIAHAITHEPGQLKRTLKLRHLVFIGLAYMAPMAVFDMFGIVSDETDGHVPLAYLVVMIAVLFTAFSYSRMVRIFPIAGSAYTYVKEAINAHLGFMVGWAATLDYLLLPMINAILSAIYMGAVFPDVPFWVWVLLTVGICTVLNLVGVKLAASMNVLLVLIQLVVAVLFVIFTVININSGANGAEYTIRPFLEPGMHTASIAAGAALLALSFLGFDAVSTLAEEAERPTKDIPRAIFMIVLVAGAFFMTVTYLMQTLFPDVSQLGDIVGASPEMAKYVGGAAFQAIFVGGYMMAVLGCGITQQMSAARLLYAMGRDGALPKRLFSMVNRVGVPVGNVLLVGLVALTAMFVDLDQASSMINFGAFIAFIFVNLSVIFTFFKFMRRRGPLMWIGYVVVPAVGVAINLWLWSSLDPTSMLIGAGWVVLGFVYLLVKTRGFRAPAPDLTGPINISMYE from the coding sequence ATGTCAAGCCTCCCCTCCCGCACCGGCGTCGCCGCCGGTGATGATCAGATCGCGCACGCGATCACCCACGAGCCCGGTCAGCTCAAGCGCACGCTGAAGCTGCGGCACCTGGTCTTCATCGGCCTCGCCTACATGGCGCCGATGGCCGTGTTCGACATGTTCGGCATCGTCTCCGACGAGACGGACGGCCACGTGCCGCTCGCCTATCTCGTGGTGATGATCGCGGTGCTGTTCACCGCGTTCAGCTACTCCCGGATGGTGCGGATCTTCCCGATCGCCGGCTCGGCGTACACCTACGTCAAGGAGGCGATCAACGCCCACCTCGGCTTCATGGTGGGGTGGGCCGCGACGCTCGACTACCTGCTGCTGCCGATGATCAACGCGATCCTGTCGGCCATCTACATGGGAGCGGTGTTCCCGGACGTGCCGTTCTGGGTGTGGGTGCTGCTGACGGTCGGGATCTGCACCGTGCTCAACCTGGTCGGCGTGAAGCTGGCCGCGAGCATGAACGTGCTCCTCGTGCTCATCCAGCTGGTCGTCGCGGTGCTCTTCGTGATCTTCACCGTGATCAACATCAACAGCGGGGCGAACGGCGCCGAGTACACGATCCGGCCGTTCCTCGAGCCGGGGATGCACACGGCGTCGATCGCGGCCGGCGCGGCACTGCTGGCGCTGTCGTTCCTCGGGTTCGACGCGGTCTCGACGCTCGCGGAGGAGGCGGAGCGGCCCACGAAGGACATCCCGCGCGCCATCTTCATGATCGTGCTCGTGGCCGGAGCCTTCTTCATGACCGTGACCTACCTCATGCAGACGCTCTTCCCCGATGTCTCCCAGCTCGGCGACATCGTCGGCGCCTCGCCCGAGATGGCCAAGTACGTCGGCGGCGCCGCGTTCCAGGCGATCTTCGTCGGCGGCTACATGATGGCCGTGCTCGGGTGCGGCATCACCCAGCAGATGAGCGCCGCGCGCCTGCTCTACGCGATGGGCCGCGACGGTGCGCTCCCGAAGCGCCTGTTCAGCATGGTCAACCGCGTCGGCGTGCCTGTGGGCAACGTGCTGCTCGTCGGCCTGGTCGCGCTCACGGCCATGTTCGTGGACCTCGATCAGGCCTCCTCGATGATCAACTTCGGCGCCTTCATCGCGTTCATCTTCGTGAACCTGTCGGTGATCTTCACCTTCTTCAAGTTCATGCGTCGCAGGGGGCCGCTGATGTGGATCGGCTACGTCGTCGTGCCCGCGGTGGGCGTGGCGATCAACCTATGGCTGTGGTCGAGCCTCGACCCGACCTCGATGCTGATCGGCGCGGGCTGGGTGGTGCTCGGCTTCGTGTACCTGCTCGTGAAGACGCGCGGGTTCCGGGCACCGGCGCCGGACCTCACGGGGCCGATCAACATCTCGATGTACGAGTAG
- the ilvA gene encoding threonine ammonia-lyase, whose product MSEAAPTAPALEDFERALENVHRVTQRTPFESSRYLAEILDVPHVYLKCENLQRTGAYKLRGAYNRLTQLTEEERARGVVAASAGNHAQGVAFAARELGIKATIFMPLGVALPKLQATRHYGAEVVLEGETFDETNRAAREFVAESGAMFIPPFDHPAVIEGQGTVALEMLQLQPDIETIIVPIGGGGLISGVAVAAKQWAEREGRQMRVIGVQSENAAPFKPSIEAGHPITVQTRPTIADGIAVARPGDLTFELVRDYVDEIVTVSDDDIARAIVMLLERAKLVVEPAGAAGVAAILAGKARATGVTASILSGGNIDPLLLQRVIGHGLAASARYLKLRILLPDVPGQLVRTASIVAAQNANVVEVIHTRHATELPVSEVELELHIETRGHEHGDAVAQALRDAGYVVRVGERY is encoded by the coding sequence ATGAGCGAGGCCGCTCCCACCGCTCCCGCACTCGAAGACTTCGAGCGCGCACTCGAGAACGTGCACCGGGTCACCCAGCGCACGCCCTTCGAGTCGTCGCGCTACCTCGCCGAGATCCTCGATGTGCCGCACGTCTATCTGAAGTGCGAGAACCTGCAGCGGACGGGCGCCTACAAGCTGCGCGGAGCGTACAACCGGCTCACGCAGCTCACGGAGGAGGAGCGCGCGCGCGGCGTGGTCGCCGCATCGGCCGGTAACCACGCCCAGGGGGTCGCCTTCGCGGCCCGCGAGCTGGGCATCAAGGCGACGATCTTCATGCCGCTCGGCGTCGCGCTGCCGAAGCTGCAGGCGACGCGGCACTACGGTGCCGAGGTGGTGCTCGAGGGTGAGACCTTCGACGAGACCAATCGCGCCGCTCGGGAGTTCGTCGCTGAGAGCGGGGCGATGTTTATCCCGCCGTTCGATCACCCCGCCGTGATCGAGGGGCAGGGCACGGTCGCGCTCGAGATGCTGCAGCTGCAGCCCGACATCGAGACGATCATCGTGCCCATCGGGGGAGGCGGCCTCATCTCGGGTGTGGCCGTCGCGGCCAAGCAGTGGGCGGAGCGCGAGGGGCGCCAGATGCGGGTCATCGGCGTGCAATCGGAGAACGCGGCACCGTTCAAGCCCTCCATCGAGGCCGGGCACCCCATCACCGTGCAGACCCGGCCCACCATCGCCGACGGCATCGCGGTCGCGCGGCCCGGCGACCTCACCTTCGAGCTGGTGCGCGATTACGTCGACGAGATCGTGACGGTCAGCGATGACGACATCGCGCGCGCGATCGTCATGCTGCTCGAGCGGGCGAAGCTGGTGGTCGAGCCCGCCGGCGCGGCGGGCGTCGCGGCGATCCTCGCGGGCAAGGCGCGCGCGACCGGCGTGACCGCGTCGATCCTGTCGGGCGGCAACATCGACCCGCTGCTGCTGCAGCGAGTCATCGGCCACGGGCTCGCAGCCTCCGCCCGCTACCTCAAGCTGCGCATCCTGCTCCCCGACGTGCCGGGCCAGCTGGTGCGCACGGCTTCGATCGTCGCCGCGCAGAACGCGAACGTGGTCGAGGTGATCCACACCAGGCACGCGACCGAACTGCCCGTCAGCGAGGTGGAGCTGGAGCTGCACATCGAGACGCGGGGGCACGAGCACGGCGACGCGGTCGCGCAGGCGCTGCGTGACGCCGGCTACGTCGTGCGGGTCGGCGAGCGGTACTGA
- a CDS encoding TAXI family TRAP transporter solute-binding subunit — protein MRRGSVRGLRGPFRRRAVAAVALALTVMAALGGCSPQTYAVEEPLQIAGGGTTGVYYAYGGQLADALHRELGIDISVAETHGSVDNLLRVASGEALLGFAQGDTAADAVNGAGAFEEPLPVEAVARVYDEYVHVVVPAESEVDRIGDLAGRRVSLGAPNSGVQVIATRVLGATGVDPETIENPALGPDASIEALQRGEIDAFFWVGGLPTPGIERLAKAMPIRLLSIEAAAVERVNSGHAGVYRLAEFPIGIYGIETPTVTMTVPNYLVTAEDAPDDLIHDTVRVLFDSRNTIAGKVATAEILDRRQAIFTSPVELHPGAARYYIEARR, from the coding sequence ATGCGGCGCGGGTCCGTTCGGGGGTTGCGGGGGCCGTTCCGCCGACGGGCGGTGGCGGCTGTCGCCCTAGCCCTGACCGTCATGGCGGCGCTGGGCGGCTGCTCGCCGCAGACCTACGCCGTCGAGGAGCCGCTGCAGATCGCCGGCGGCGGCACGACCGGCGTGTACTACGCCTACGGGGGTCAGCTCGCCGATGCCCTGCACCGGGAGCTCGGGATCGATATCTCGGTCGCCGAGACGCACGGCTCGGTCGACAACCTGCTGCGGGTCGCTTCGGGTGAGGCCCTGCTCGGGTTCGCGCAGGGCGACACCGCGGCGGACGCCGTGAACGGGGCGGGCGCCTTCGAAGAACCTCTGCCGGTCGAGGCGGTGGCCCGGGTGTACGACGAGTACGTGCACGTCGTCGTGCCGGCCGAGTCCGAGGTGGATCGGATCGGCGACCTCGCGGGTCGCCGCGTCTCGCTCGGAGCGCCGAACTCGGGTGTGCAGGTCATCGCGACACGGGTGCTGGGGGCGACGGGGGTCGACCCGGAGACGATCGAGAACCCCGCGCTCGGCCCCGACGCGTCGATCGAGGCGCTGCAGCGGGGCGAGATCGACGCCTTCTTCTGGGTCGGCGGCCTTCCGACTCCCGGAATCGAGCGGTTGGCGAAGGCGATGCCGATCCGCCTGCTCTCGATCGAGGCCGCGGCCGTCGAGCGTGTGAACTCGGGTCACGCGGGCGTCTACCGGCTCGCGGAGTTTCCGATCGGAATATACGGGATCGAGACGCCCACCGTCACCATGACCGTGCCGAACTACCTGGTCACGGCCGAGGACGCTCCGGACGACCTGATCCACGACACCGTGCGCGTGCTCTTCGACTCCCGCAACACGATCGCGGGCAAGGTCGCAACGGCGGAGATCCTCGACCGCAGGCAGGCGATCTTCACGAGCCCGGTCGAGCTGCACCCGGGCGCGGCGCGATACTACATCGAGGCCCGCCGGTAG
- a CDS encoding aldehyde dehydrogenase family protein, whose product MNDTEVDRIAGIVAGLRHGFERGVTRPEAWRREMLRRLRALLMERGAEFEAALYQDLGKSGAEAQLTEIGFLIAEIDHALARLHGWMRPRRVGVPLAVQPASARVVPEPLGVALIIAPWNYPLMLALSPAIGAIAAGNAVVVKPSELAPATSHLIASTVPDALDRRAVAVVEGGVPQTTALLEQRFDHIFYTGNGRVGRIVARAAAEHLTPTTLELGGKSPVYVDDSVDLPQVAMRIAWGKFMNAGQTCVAPDYVLGSPRVLRALGPLLAEAIHHLYGSAPDRNPDYGRIVNDAQFERLVGYLSDGEVLVGGGHDAAARFIEPTVLRGVARDAAVMRDEIFGPILPLVEVSDLDDALAFVTARDKPLAAYVFSDSAEARDRWERETSSGALGFGVPVLHLVAPELPFGGVGESGSGAYHGERSFRVFSHEKAVLSKPLAPDTLGATIMPPFTPQKEALVRRWLRRLL is encoded by the coding sequence ATGAACGACACCGAGGTGGATCGGATCGCCGGGATCGTGGCCGGCTTGCGGCACGGCTTCGAGCGAGGGGTCACGCGCCCCGAGGCTTGGCGGCGCGAGATGCTGCGGCGTCTGCGCGCGCTGCTGATGGAGCGCGGTGCGGAATTCGAGGCGGCCCTCTATCAGGATCTGGGCAAGTCGGGTGCGGAGGCGCAGCTCACCGAGATCGGCTTCCTGATCGCGGAGATCGATCACGCGCTCGCTCGCCTGCACGGATGGATGCGCCCTCGAAGGGTCGGCGTGCCCCTCGCCGTGCAGCCCGCTTCGGCTCGGGTCGTGCCAGAGCCCCTCGGGGTCGCGCTCATCATCGCGCCCTGGAACTATCCGCTCATGCTCGCGCTGTCCCCGGCGATCGGCGCGATCGCGGCGGGCAACGCGGTGGTGGTCAAACCGAGCGAGCTCGCGCCGGCGACGTCGCACCTCATCGCGAGCACGGTCCCAGATGCGCTCGACCGCCGCGCGGTCGCCGTGGTCGAGGGCGGCGTGCCCCAGACCACCGCGCTGCTCGAGCAGCGGTTCGACCACATCTTCTACACGGGCAACGGGCGCGTGGGCCGCATCGTCGCCCGCGCCGCGGCCGAGCATCTGACCCCGACCACACTCGAACTGGGCGGCAAATCGCCCGTCTACGTCGACGACTCGGTCGATCTGCCGCAAGTCGCGATGCGCATCGCCTGGGGCAAGTTCATGAACGCGGGTCAGACCTGCGTCGCGCCGGACTACGTGCTGGGCAGCCCGCGGGTGCTCCGCGCGCTCGGCCCGCTGCTCGCCGAGGCGATCCATCATCTCTACGGCAGCGCCCCCGACCGCAACCCCGACTACGGGCGGATCGTGAACGACGCGCAGTTCGAACGGCTGGTCGGCTATCTGAGCGACGGAGAGGTGCTCGTCGGCGGTGGTCACGATGCCGCCGCCCGTTTCATCGAACCGACGGTGCTGCGCGGCGTGGCTCGAGACGCCGCTGTGATGCGCGACGAGATATTCGGCCCGATCCTGCCCCTCGTCGAGGTCTCGGACCTCGACGACGCGCTCGCCTTCGTCACCGCCCGCGACAAGCCGCTCGCGGCCTACGTCTTCAGCGACTCGGCCGAGGCGCGCGATCGGTGGGAGCGGGAGACCAGCTCGGGGGCCCTCGGATTCGGGGTGCCGGTGCTGCACCTCGTCGCGCCCGAGCTGCCGTTCGGCGGTGTCGGGGAGAGCGGATCGGGCGCGTATCACGGCGAGAGATCGTTCAGGGTGTTCAGCCACGAGAAGGCCGTGCTCTCGAAACCACTGGCCCCGGACACGCTGGGAGCCACGATCATGCCGCCGTTCACACCGCAGAAGGAGGCGCTCGTGCGGCGCTGGCTGCGGAGGCTGCTGTGA
- a CDS encoding sensor histidine kinase, whose product MRTRLIIVFLVPMTVILLALGGAYALSVARSIQQEVSNQQLADLGYFLTGARQSLRAANPAVVEGELERYSELYGTRVAVFDRSGMLWAAGGMRPESVNEEMTTRIGLALSGRRSDPSLAVLPWSLGETVMVEPVFDDGNVIGAVMIAESSDAPRGEILAHWALLVAVCAVVIGLLVFAVFRLARWVLQPMMRVDHAMAAIEHGEMDARIADDTGPPEMRRMIRLFNQMAEEIERVVSRQREFAMNASHELRNPLGALLMRVEYLATGLDERWETDVEKTREEGRRMSRILDTLLNMARAGQQDSSFAVVDLVELVRGRVAAWREVAAERGLSLVVDAPAPVMSVTDRTSVESALDAVIDNALKFAPTGSRVDVAVGSDAERSTISVRDRGPGLEPEELEMVTSRFWRSARDQNVPGSGLGLAIATDLLSGLRGSVEVSVPEGGGLCVALRLPAGEL is encoded by the coding sequence TTGCGCACCCGACTCATCATCGTGTTCCTGGTGCCGATGACGGTGATTCTGCTGGCGCTAGGAGGCGCCTACGCGCTGAGCGTCGCGCGCAGCATTCAGCAGGAGGTCTCGAATCAGCAGCTGGCGGATCTCGGCTACTTCCTCACGGGTGCGCGGCAGTCGCTGCGGGCCGCGAACCCCGCCGTCGTGGAGGGCGAGCTGGAGCGGTACAGCGAGCTCTACGGAACGCGGGTCGCGGTGTTCGACCGCTCGGGCATGCTCTGGGCGGCGGGCGGTATGCGACCGGAGTCCGTGAACGAGGAGATGACGACCCGGATCGGCCTCGCGCTCTCCGGGCGCCGCAGCGATCCGTCGCTGGCGGTGCTGCCCTGGTCCCTCGGCGAGACCGTCATGGTGGAACCGGTGTTCGACGACGGCAATGTGATCGGCGCGGTCATGATCGCGGAGAGCTCGGACGCGCCCCGCGGGGAGATCCTCGCTCACTGGGCGCTGCTGGTCGCGGTGTGCGCGGTCGTCATCGGTCTGCTCGTGTTCGCGGTGTTCAGGCTCGCCCGCTGGGTGCTGCAGCCGATGATGCGGGTGGATCACGCGATGGCCGCGATCGAGCACGGCGAGATGGACGCGAGGATCGCCGACGATACCGGACCGCCCGAGATGCGCCGCATGATCCGGCTCTTCAACCAGATGGCGGAGGAGATCGAGCGGGTGGTGTCGCGGCAGCGGGAGTTCGCGATGAACGCGTCTCACGAGCTGCGCAATCCGCTGGGCGCGCTGCTGATGCGGGTCGAGTACCTGGCGACGGGCCTCGACGAGCGGTGGGAGACCGACGTCGAGAAGACGCGGGAGGAGGGGCGGCGCATGTCGCGGATCCTCGACACGCTGCTGAACATGGCGCGGGCCGGGCAGCAGGACTCGTCGTTCGCCGTCGTCGATCTCGTGGAACTGGTCAGGGGTCGCGTGGCCGCGTGGCGCGAGGTCGCAGCCGAGCGGGGGCTCTCGCTCGTCGTGGACGCGCCGGCGCCCGTGATGAGCGTGACGGATCGCACCTCGGTCGAGAGCGCCCTCGACGCCGTCATCGACAACGCGCTGAAGTTCGCCCCGACGGGTTCGCGGGTCGACGTGGCGGTGGGGAGCGATGCGGAGCGCAGCACCATCTCGGTGCGGGATCGGGGCCCCGGGCTCGAGCCCGAGGAGCTCGAGATGGTGACGAGCCGGTTCTGGCGCAGCGCCCGGGATCAGAACGTGCCGGGCTCGGGGCTCGGTCTCGCGATCGCCACCGACCTGCTCTCGGGGCTGCGGGGCTCGGTCGAGGTCTCCGTGCCCGAGGGCGGCGGGCTCTGCGTCGCGCTTCGTCTGCCGGCGGGTGAGCTGTGA
- a CDS encoding AI-2E family transporter, producing the protein MSAVEEPRSRDGEAVSDDAAHELPLGVRVAAAWSWRLILIGLACAGVLWLIVQVRIIVIPLLVAILLTALLAPVVQWFERRGAPRWLGVIFALAMFVAAVWILVTLIATQLRSGFDDVAKRSEEVWWELLNWGEANFGFSAAEIKGFTAQLMKTVEEHQSEIWNGALGVATTAGQLLTGTLLTLFSLIFMLIDGRRIWFWVLGFLPARAHAPVDAAGRAGWISVGQYVRVQIFVAFVDAVGIGAGAALLGVPLAIPIAVLVFLGSFIPFLGAITTGALAAFIALVYNGPVNALIMLGIVILVNQIEGHVLQPLVMGSAVKVHPLGVVLAVSTGALLAGIPGALFAVPIAASANSIVNTLVHRQWHTDADPVADYHRREKTSQRARHRARNVARLQRKEGHS; encoded by the coding sequence ATGAGCGCTGTGGAAGAGCCCAGAAGCCGAGACGGCGAGGCCGTGTCAGATGACGCCGCGCACGAGCTCCCGCTCGGCGTGCGGGTCGCGGCGGCCTGGTCCTGGCGCCTGATCCTCATCGGCCTCGCGTGCGCCGGGGTGCTGTGGCTCATCGTGCAGGTGCGCATCATCGTGATCCCGCTGCTCGTGGCGATCCTGCTCACCGCCCTGCTCGCCCCGGTGGTGCAGTGGTTCGAGCGACGGGGCGCCCCCCGCTGGCTGGGGGTCATATTCGCTCTCGCGATGTTCGTCGCCGCGGTCTGGATCCTCGTCACCCTCATCGCCACTCAGCTGCGCAGCGGCTTCGACGACGTGGCGAAGCGCTCCGAAGAGGTGTGGTGGGAGCTGCTGAACTGGGGTGAGGCCAACTTCGGGTTCTCGGCGGCCGAGATCAAGGGCTTCACCGCTCAGCTCATGAAGACGGTCGAGGAGCACCAGTCCGAGATCTGGAACGGGGCTCTCGGCGTCGCCACGACCGCCGGGCAGCTGCTCACCGGTACACTGCTCACCCTCTTCTCGCTCATCTTCATGCTCATCGACGGCCGCCGCATCTGGTTCTGGGTGCTCGGCTTCCTGCCGGCGCGGGCGCACGCCCCGGTCGATGCGGCAGGGCGCGCGGGCTGGATCTCGGTGGGGCAGTACGTGCGCGTGCAGATCTTCGTGGCGTTCGTGGACGCGGTCGGCATCGGCGCCGGCGCCGCGCTGCTCGGGGTGCCGCTGGCGATCCCGATCGCGGTGCTCGTGTTCCTCGGATCCTTCATCCCGTTCCTCGGCGCCATCACCACTGGCGCACTCGCCGCGTTCATCGCGCTCGTCTACAACGGGCCGGTCAACGCGCTCATCATGCTCGGCATCGTGATCCTCGTCAACCAGATCGAGGGACACGTGCTGCAGCCGCTCGTCATGGGCAGCGCCGTCAAGGTGCATCCGCTGGGCGTCGTGCTCGCGGTGTCGACCGGTGCACTGCTCGCGGGTATTCCAGGCGCCCTGTTCGCGGTACCCATCGCGGCCTCGGCCAACTCGATCGTCAACACGCTGGTGCATAGGCAGTGGCATACGGATGCAGACCCCGTCGCCGACTATCACCGACGTGAGAAAACCTCTCAGCGGGCGCGTCACCGCGCTCGCAACGTCGCGCGCTTGCAGCGCAAGGAAGGACACTCATGA
- a CDS encoding amidohydrolase produces MAVDTLFTGGRIRTFDPEQPWAEALGITGDRISYVGSAADAPAARRTVQLEGRLLTPGVADTHNHLLLGFDDLAVSLDQVTSLDVVRARIAEFAETHPELEWICAENALYSVVEGRRPNADDLVGVTDKPVFITTYDQHSVWLNRPALAKLGILNGGDIAWGNPEIDATTGDPTGWVTDFYTSAMTIDGLAELQRDIPMYSPDRRYAKIANSLDMAARFGITTVVEPQVPLAELDLFARAEREGRLTSRTIAAIYHPVGADGDFRARITEAIRETPQHERFKLGPVKLYADDVIEPHTAAMLQDYANRPGHRGHTSLEPTEFTKLFIELDRLGYQVHTHATGDWGIQLTLDSIEAAQRANGRVDTRHGIVHVECLAPEDLPRFRDLGVVAAMQPRHASPDLVAGTWMENVGEARWDRAWRFRSMIESGARVTFSSDWQVGEMDPLVGVYSAMTRAGLDGSQAWTQGERVGLDATLEAYTKGGADAFHHENALGMLREGYLADVVVWSGDLYGMEPAEILEQRADLTVVGGAAIHDVRGELGGAEAAANVQDPAGAGQSCTEPDDSHHCHSH; encoded by the coding sequence ATGGCCGTCGACACCCTCTTCACCGGTGGTAGGATCCGCACCTTCGACCCCGAGCAGCCCTGGGCCGAGGCCCTCGGGATCACCGGGGACCGGATCAGCTACGTAGGATCCGCCGCAGACGCTCCCGCCGCCCGCCGCACCGTGCAGCTCGAGGGTCGACTGCTCACCCCCGGCGTCGCAGACACCCACAACCACCTGCTGCTGGGCTTCGACGACCTCGCGGTCAGCCTCGACCAGGTGACGAGCCTCGACGTCGTGCGCGCCCGCATCGCCGAGTTCGCCGAGACCCACCCCGAACTCGAGTGGATCTGCGCCGAGAACGCGCTCTACTCCGTCGTCGAGGGCCGCCGCCCCAACGCCGACGACCTCGTGGGCGTCACCGACAAGCCCGTCTTCATCACCACGTACGACCAGCACTCCGTCTGGCTCAACCGGCCCGCGCTCGCGAAGCTCGGCATCCTGAACGGCGGAGACATCGCTTGGGGCAACCCCGAGATCGACGCGACCACGGGCGACCCCACCGGCTGGGTCACCGACTTCTACACGAGCGCCATGACGATCGACGGTCTGGCGGAGCTGCAGCGCGACATCCCCATGTACTCGCCCGATCGCCGCTACGCGAAGATCGCGAACAGCCTGGACATGGCGGCGCGCTTCGGCATCACGACCGTCGTCGAACCGCAGGTGCCGCTCGCCGAGCTCGACCTCTTCGCCCGCGCCGAGCGCGAGGGACGCCTCACGAGCCGCACGATCGCGGCCATCTACCACCCGGTCGGCGCCGACGGCGACTTCCGCGCCCGCATCACCGAGGCGATCCGCGAGACGCCCCAGCACGAGCGCTTCAAGCTCGGCCCCGTCAAGCTCTACGCCGACGACGTGATCGAGCCCCACACCGCCGCGATGCTGCAGGACTACGCCAACCGCCCCGGGCACCGCGGCCACACGAGCCTCGAGCCGACCGAGTTCACCAAGCTCTTCATCGAGCTCGACCGTCTCGGCTACCAGGTGCACACGCACGCGACCGGCGACTGGGGGATTCAGCTCACCCTCGACTCGATCGAGGCCGCGCAGCGCGCCAACGGACGCGTCGACACCCGCCACGGCATCGTGCACGTCGAGTGCCTCGCCCCCGAGGATCTCCCGCGCTTCCGCGATCTCGGCGTCGTCGCCGCGATGCAGCCGCGCCACGCGTCCCCCGATCTCGTCGCCGGGACCTGGATGGAGAACGTGGGGGAGGCCCGCTGGGATCGCGCCTGGCGCTTCCGCTCCATGATCGAGTCGGGTGCGCGCGTCACCTTCTCGAGCGACTGGCAGGTCGGCGAGATGGATCCGCTCGTGGGCGTCTACAGCGCGATGACCCGCGCGGGCCTGGACGGGTCGCAGGCGTGGACGCAGGGCGAGCGCGTCGGGCTCGACGCCACGCTCGAGGCGTACACGAAGGGCGGCGCGGATGCGTTCCACCACGAGAACGCGCTCGGCATGCTGCGCGAGGGCTACCTGGCCGACGTGGTGGTGTGGTCGGGCGACCTCTACGGCATGGAGCCCGCCGAGATCCTCGAGCAGCGAGCGGACCTCACGGTCGTCGGCGGAGCCGCGATCCACGACGTACGGGGCGAGCTCGGCGGTGCGGAGGCCGCGGCGAACGTGCAGGATCCGGCCGGCGCCGGGCAGAGCTGCACCGAGCCCGACGACAGCCACCACTGCCACAGCCACTGA
- a CDS encoding response regulator transcription factor, producing the protein MKILIVEDDDRVSDALSAFLHQAGYTTVCVAEGAAALEALGADTEVVLLDLGLPDMDGIDVCRRIRGLSGVPIIVATARSHVEERIKGLHAGADDFVVKPYDVRELVARIEAVTRRTRPLQVESGEAAGITVDGVHIDFMSRLVLVDGAPVELTPKEFDIIAVLARYPGVVVPRDRIIREVWGTDWSGFNRSLEVHVGSIRRKLDRPSLIATLRGVGYRLTGV; encoded by the coding sequence ATGAAGATCCTTATCGTTGAAGACGACGACCGCGTCTCCGACGCGCTCAGCGCGTTCCTGCACCAGGCGGGGTACACGACCGTCTGCGTGGCGGAGGGCGCTGCGGCGCTGGAGGCCCTCGGCGCCGACACGGAGGTCGTGCTGCTCGACCTGGGGCTGCCCGACATGGACGGCATCGACGTGTGCCGCCGGATCCGCGGTCTTTCGGGCGTGCCGATCATCGTCGCGACGGCGCGCAGCCACGTCGAGGAGCGGATCAAGGGTCTTCACGCCGGCGCCGACGACTTCGTGGTGAAGCCGTACGACGTGCGCGAGCTGGTGGCGCGCATCGAGGCGGTGACCCGTCGCACCCGTCCGCTGCAGGTCGAGTCGGGAGAGGCTGCAGGGATCACGGTCGACGGCGTCCACATCGACTTCATGAGCCGGCTGGTGCTCGTCGACGGAGCGCCCGTCGAGCTCACGCCGAAGGAGTTCGACATCATCGCCGTGCTGGCGCGCTACCCGGGGGTCGTGGTGCCGCGGGATCGCATCATCCGCGAGGTGTGGGGCACCGACTGGAGCGGCTTCAACCGCTCGCTCGAGGTGCACGTCGGCTCGATCCGCCGCAAACTCGACCGGCCCTCGCTCATCGCGACGCTGCGCGGCGTGGGGTATCGATTGACCGGGGTGTGA